TGGTCGGCGCCAGGTAGAAGGGGCCCGGGACCCTACACCCCGTATAGCGCCCGGCCGTTGTCGCTCAGGATCTTCCGCCTCTGTTCCGCGGAAATGGTATCGTTGCCGTTGAAAATCGTGAACGCGTCCACCTCGCTGGAGGCGTCGGTGTGGCCGTAGTCGGTGCCGATGACGATGTTGTCGTCGCCCGCGTACTTGAGGACGTAGGGGAAGTCGTCGTCGGTCTGGGCCGACACGTAGATGTTGAACGCCTTCATGGGGTCCGTGGGATACTCCGCCGTCCCCGACCTCCGGATGGTCTCGTTCACCACCCACGGCACCCATTGGGCGGAGGACTCGATGAATCCCCAACGCAGGTCCGGAAACACCTTGGGCACCTCACTCATCATCACCGTGAAGCAGGTGGAGACCGTGGGGATGCGGAACACCGGCAGTCCGCCGCCACTGTCATAGCGCGGCCGGAACTGCGTCGCCATTTTGGGGCTCCCGATAGCGATATGGATGCCCATCATCATGTCGAGGCGCTGGGCCTCGTCGAAGATCGGGTAGAAATATGGATCCACCAGGTGCCGGTCACCTTCGAAGGGACGGAGGCACACGCCCACGGCGCCGTTCTCCCGGGCGAAGCGGATCTGCTCCAGCGCTTCGCCGATGGTCATGGCCGGCACCACCGCCACCCACCGGAGCCGCCCGTTACCCTGCTTCCACACGTCCGCCATCCAGCGGTTCCAGCTCGCGCACAAAGCGATCTCGACGTCGGCGCGGTCCGTGACCTGCTCGATCCACAGCGTGTTGTACAGGATCTGCACGTCGATGCCGAGCTTGTCGAGGTGGTCGACGCGGAGTTGCACGTCGCGCAGCTCCCGCGCCTCCTTCGGCGTCTGCATCTGCCGCCCGGCCTGGGCCGAGACCTCGTCGAGCTGCTGCTCGCTCAGGGTGCGGAAACGGAAGCCCAGCACCTTCCCGTCCAGCACCCAGTACTGTGCCGTGGAGTCCTCGGGGGCGAAGAGCTGCGGCCGGAACTTCTTCTCGGACGCT
The Deltaproteobacteria bacterium DNA segment above includes these coding regions:
- a CDS encoding amidohydrolase family protein, whose translation is MSGNGKTLVVDSDAHVVETENTWDYLEASEKKFRPQLFAPEDSTAQYWVLDGKVLGFRFRTLSEQQLDEVSAQAGRQMQTPKEARELRDVQLRVDHLDKLGIDVQILYNTLWIEQVTDRADVEIALCASWNRWMADVWKQGNGRLRWVAVVPAMTIGEALEQIRFARENGAVGVCLRPFEGDRHLVDPYFYPIFDEAQRLDMMMGIHIAIGSPKMATQFRPRYDSGGGLPVFRIPTVSTCFTVMMSEVPKVFPDLRWGFIESSAQWVPWVVNETIRRSGTAEYPTDPMKAFNIYVSAQTDDDFPYVLKYAGDDNIVIGTDYGHTDASSEVDAFTIFNGNDTISAEQRRKILSDNGRALYGV